In Mesoplasma florum L1, the DNA window CAAAGTACCTAATTTTTGAAGATAAAAAAGTTATTAAATCTGGCGTAATTGAGTATAAAGAACAAATGAAAGAAAAAGGTTCAATTAGAGACAAAATAACTTTAACTAAAATATTTGATGAAATATCAGTTATGCTTGAAAATGAAAGTATGGATTTTTGTTTAGGGCTATCAATTCCAGGTATTGTAGATAGTAAAAACCAAAAAATTTTAAGTGATTCTGGAATATCTGAAACAAATATCGATATTCAAGATTACTTTAAAAAATTTAAGAATATTATTAAATTAAGTATTGAAAACGATGCTAAATCAGCAGCATATGGTGAATTTTATTTTGGACAAGATCAAAAACCTATAAATATGGTACATCTGACTTTTGGTACAGGATTAGGTTGCGGAATTATTATAAATAAAGAAATTTATAGAACAATAAATCATAAGGCCGGAGAAATTGGCAAAAGTTATTCAAACATAAATAGCACAGAGTCAGTTGTAGTAATGGACACAAGCGTTATTGCAATATTAATAAAATATAAAATGGCAACAGGAAAAGAAATAAGTGGAAAAGAATTCTTTGAATTATACGAGAAAAAAGACCCTTTAGTTCAAAAATTAATGAAGGATTGAACATCAGCTGTTGCAAGAACCATTATTGGATTAGATTATAGTTTTGACTTTGATTTATTAACAATTGGTGGTGGCGTTAGCGATAATAAAATTTTTCAAAAACTTTTATTTGAAGAACTTGATTTAAATAAAGACTTTGAATTTATGGGAAATAAACTATCATCAAATGGTCAAACAATAAGCAAAGTAAAAATATCTAATTTAAAAAATGATGCAGGTTGTTACGGAATGTTGGCAATTTTAAAACAAAATTAATAAAAAAACAAAGTTTAAAATTAAGACTTTGTTTTTTATTTACCTAAACAATACTTTTTGAATATATTATCAATTATTTCTTCGTCATATTGCTCACCAATTAATTGATTTAAATAATCTCAAGCTTCATGAAGATCAACATTAACAATATCAATTGGCATACCACCAATAATTGCGTTTAAAGATTTTTCAAGTCTGTCTTTTACTTGCTCAACAAGAGTTATTTGCTGTAAATTAATTAGTATTAAAGAATCGTTATTTATTATCTCTTCATTTATATGCATTTGTTCAATTTTCATTATTAAGTTATCTATGTCATTATTAATCGCGCTAGTATAGACAAAATTATTATGTAAGTCTTTAATTTTATTTCTCTCTATGTCATTAATAAATTCACTTTTATTAAATACAAGTATGTAATTTTTGTTTTCTAATTTGTCAAAAATCATTTTATTTTCTTCATCATTAATTGATTTGAAATCAACAACAAATAAAACTAGTTCTGCTTCATCAATAATTTTTAATGATTTTTCAATTCCAAGACCTTCTACAATATCAGTTGTTTCTCTAATACCGGCTGTATCAATTAAATTTAAACTTATATTTTCTAAATTAATTTCTCCAGTTACAATGTCTCTTGTTGTACCATGAATGTCTGTGACTATTGCTTTATCCTCATTTAATAATGCATTTAATAATGAAGACTTTCCAACATTTGTTTTACCAACAATAGCAGTTTTTATACCATTAGTATTTTTAATGGCCATTTTTGATCTTTTTAATAAATTGTTAACTTCTTCATTTATGCCAGATAAGGCTTTTGCTAATTCAGGAATACTGCTTCCCTCAACATCGTCATAATCAGGATAATCAATTGAAACTTGAATTCTAGAAATAATGTCTAATAAATTACCTTTTAGATTTATAATACTTTGATTATGGGCGCCACTCATATTATTAACACCAATCTTTAAAGCTAATTCATTTTTAGCGAAGATTAAATCATTAATACCCTCAGCTTGAATTAAATCTATTTTATTGTTTAAAAATGCTCTTTGACTAAATTCACCTTTATTAGCCATTCTTGCGCCATTCTTGATAATTAAATTGATTATTCTCTGAGTGTTTAAAATACCCCCATGACAAGCAATTTCAACAACGTTTTCACCTGTAAAGCTTGCAGGAGAAACAAATGATGTTATAACAACTTCATCAACCAACTCTTGACCATCAAACATTTTTCTAACTCAAACATTTTTTTCTTCTTTAATTTTTGTTTTTAATAATTTATTAATAATGTTAAAACTGTCATCACCACTAATTCTAATTAATGAAATAGCTTGTGTTGATATATTAGTTGTTGGTGCTACTATAGTTTGATTTAAATTGTTCATGTAGATCTCCTGTCTTTATTACTTATTATACTATTTTAACAATAAAAAAGATTCCGAAGAATCTAATTGAATTAAGCAATATTACCGCCAATAGCACCACCAATTGAAATCATAACAATTGAAAGTATAAATAGAATAACTAATATAGGTCACATAACTTTAAAGAATTTTGTGTAATCTATTTTTGCAATACCAATAGCAGCCATTATAATACCCGATG includes these proteins:
- the mnmE gene encoding tRNA uridine-5-carboxymethylaminomethyl(34) synthesis GTPase MnmE; translated protein: MNNLNQTIVAPTTNISTQAISLIRISGDDSFNIINKLLKTKIKEEKNVWVRKMFDGQELVDEVVITSFVSPASFTGENVVEIACHGGILNTQRIINLIIKNGARMANKGEFSQRAFLNNKIDLIQAEGINDLIFAKNELALKIGVNNMSGAHNQSIINLKGNLLDIISRIQVSIDYPDYDDVEGSSIPELAKALSGINEEVNNLLKRSKMAIKNTNGIKTAIVGKTNVGKSSLLNALLNEDKAIVTDIHGTTRDIVTGEINLENISLNLIDTAGIRETTDIVEGLGIEKSLKIIDEAELVLFVVDFKSINDEENKMIFDKLENKNYILVFNKSEFINDIERNKIKDLHNNFVYTSAINNDIDNLIMKIEQMHINEEIINNDSLILINLQQITLVEQVKDRLEKSLNAIIGGMPIDIVNVDLHEAWDYLNQLIGEQYDEEIIDNIFKKYCLGK
- a CDS encoding ROK family protein, with amino-acid sequence MKYYTFDIGGTSTKYLIFEDKKVIKSGVIEYKEQMKEKGSIRDKITLTKIFDEISVMLENESMDFCLGLSIPGIVDSKNQKILSDSGISETNIDIQDYFKKFKNIIKLSIENDAKSAAYGEFYFGQDQKPINMVHLTFGTGLGCGIIINKEIYRTINHKAGEIGKSYSNINSTESVVVMDTSVIAILIKYKMATGKEISGKEFFELYEKKDPLVQKLMKDWTSAVARTIIGLDYSFDFDLLTIGGGVSDNKIFQKLLFEELDLNKDFEFMGNKLSSNGQTISKVKISNLKNDAGCYGMLAILKQN